The Daucus carota subsp. sativus chromosome 9, DH1 v3.0, whole genome shotgun sequence genome window below encodes:
- the LOC135149511 gene encoding uncharacterized protein LOC135149511, with translation MAFGQKGAKQNEISQSAGHQTHHQTQNQPSQEDFIDLEDEVMEENGSKGSSKKNMKPLYDEVTILDTAKSKNAGGTKRWRCNYCKKTCSSSYTRIHHHFFGAPVGVKAEIARCPIMISNRDLLRQIRKKVEEAEEAGISPSLTRSTINSKTAVATNMSPLDKSFRNLERHEVDMAVVRFLCANGIPFNVLRSPEMHAMTNALKNAPKDYKHPSYDRARTSLLDDCRRDVEKQCIPISETWTRQGTSIVSDGWSNIKNKPLINVIASNSRGSMFLYAEVFSGVEKSGKTIADFLLKAIDEIGPSNVIQVITDNAANCKAAGREIEKVHKHIFWSPCVVHTLNLMFKDFAATFPWMESTYTRGKAIVKYFKNHDRAHDIFRNHSGLELLKVAKTRFGSHFILLRRLSKCREALATTIVVRAWKEWIKSGDERAREVGMEVAATIANEEFWDEVDNILAITKPLYYMIKFSDGEGQKMGEIYEKMDCMIGEIGDVMNHNKHHADYEKMKEIMIKRWEKMNLPMHCLGFALNPFYYDVNYLKSPAPGGESRRAPNCDREVVQGVLDAFDRVGEDQEEKRVFRRQLSKFQGKEGIFGTLAARIDAQSMDPISWWSTYGAETPELSNIALKVLSQPISSSSAERVWSTYSYIHNVKRNRLNSMRADKLVYVHSNIRLISRFTKSYKDGPYRKWDVDPETSYLDDSAVRLEELEGNEGQEEENSAQASKRQRYPEYF, from the coding sequence ATGGCATTTGGCCAGAAAGGTGCAAAGCAAAATGAAATCTCACAATCAGCAGGACATCAAACCCATCATCAGACTCAAAACCAGCCATCACAAGAAGATTTCATTGATTTGGAAGATGAAGTCATGGAAGAAAATGGAAGCAAGGGGAGTTCCAAAAAGAACATGAAGCCACTATACGATGAAGTTACTATACTTGATACTGCAAAGTCTAAAAATGCAGGGGGGACTAAAAGATGGAGGTGCAACTATTGCAAAAAGACTTGTAGCAGCTCGTATACAAGAATTCATCACCATTTTTTTGGTGCCCCTGTAGGAGTGAAGGCTGAAATTGCTCGGTGCCCAATCATGATTTCAAACCGAGACTTACTTCGTcaaataagaaagaaagtagagGAAGCTGAGGAAGCAGGTATTTCACCATCTTTAACTAGATCTACCATTAATAGTAAAACTGCAGTAGCCACCAACATGAGTCCTTTGGATAAATCTTTTCGAAACTTGGAAAGACACGAGGTTGATATGGCTGTTGTTCGATTTTTATGTGCTAATGGAATTCCGTTCAATGTTTTGAGAAGTCCAGAGATGCATGCCATGACTAACGCATTGAAAAATGCTCCTAAAGACTATAAACACCCGTCGTATGATAGAGCCAGAACATCCCTCCTTGATGATTGCAGGCGAGATGTCGAGAAACAGTGTATTCCGATTAGCGAGACATGGACAAGGCAGGGGACTTCTATTGTTTCTGATGGGtggtcaaatattaaaaacaagccACTGATCAACGTTATTGCATCTAATAGTCGCGGCTCAATGTTTCTGTATGCAGAAGTCTTTTCAGGTGTAGAGAAATCGGGAAAAACAATAGCAGATTTTCTCCTCAAAGCAATTGATGAAATTGGCCCGTCAAATGTCATTCAGGTAATCACTGATAATGCAGCAAATTGCAAAGCAGCAGGAAGAGAGATTGAAAAGGTACACAAGCATATATTCTGGTCCCCTTGTGTTGTGCATACtttaaatttgatgtttaaagaTTTTGCTGCAACTTTTCCGTGGATGGAGAGTACCTACACAAGAGGAAAAGCTAtcgtcaaatattttaaaaatcatgatCGTGCTCATGACATTTTCAGAAATCATTCTGGCTTGGAGTTATTAAAAGTAGCCAAAACAAGATTTGGATcgcattttatattattgaggAGGCTATCAAAATGCAGGGAAGCATTAGCTACTACTATAGTTGTGAGGGCTTGGAAAGAATGGATAAAATCCGGAGATGAACGTGCAAGAGAGGTCGGAATGGAAGTGGCTGCTACAATAGCAAATGAGGAATTTTGGGACGAAGTTGATAATATTTTGGCTATTACCAAGCCACTctattatatgataaaattttcTGATGGTGAAGGACAAAAGATGGgagaaatttatgaaaaaatggaTTGTATGATTGGTGAGATTGGTGATGTTATGAATCATAACAAGCATCACGCTGATTATGAAAAAATGAAGGAGATTATGATTAAAAGATGGGAGAAGATGAACTTACCAATGCATTGCTTAGGATTTGCCCTGAATCCTTTTTATTACGACGTTAATTACTTGAAGTCTCCTGCTCCAGGTGGGGAATCTAGGCGTGCACCAAACTGCGACAGAGAAGTAGTCCAGGGAGTTCTTGATGCATTTGATAGAGTGGGAGAAGATCAAGAGGAAAAAAGGGTTTTCCGGCGACAATTATCCAAATTTCAGGGTAAGGAAGGGATATTTGGTACTCTAGCTGCTAGGATTGATGCACAGTCCATGGATCCAATATCTTGGTGGTCCACATATGGGGCTGAAACTCCTGAATTGTCTAATATTGCTCTCAAAGTACTCTCACAGCCTATAAGCAGCTCATCAGCCGAAAGAGTGTGGAGTACatactcttatattcacaatgTAAAGAGGAACAGGCTTAATTCTATGAGAGCTGATAAGTTAGTCTATGTTCATAGTAACATAAGACTCATATCTCGCTTTACAAAAAGTTACAAAGACGGACCATATCGGAAGTGGGATGTTGATCCGGAGACATCCTATCTGGATGACTCTGCAGTGAGACTAGAAGAACTAGAGGGGAATGAAGGACAGGAAGAAGAAAACTCAGCACAAGCATCTAAAAGGCAAAGATATCCAGAGTACTTCTGA